The Armatimonadota bacterium genome has a segment encoding these proteins:
- a CDS encoding CDGSH iron-sulfur domain-containing protein has protein sequence MPDVKIELLKDGPILITGPISLKDSAGADIPVTHETIAMCRCGHSGIKPFCDGSHKREGFQAD, from the coding sequence ATGCCAGACGTAAAGATTGAGTTACTGAAGGACGGCCCGATCCTCATCACCGGCCCGATCAGCCTGAAGGACTCGGCAGGGGCGGATATCCCGGTGACCCACGAAACGATCGCCATGTGCCGATGCGGCCACTCAGGGATCAAGCCGTTCTGCGACGGCAGCCACAAGCGAGAAGGATTCCAGGCCGACTGA
- the lpdA gene encoding dihydrolipoyl dehydrogenase produces MDTIIAAKTIKNAVAAPERAAVSGAATTTAPGQLNQAAVQAEVQALLAQGPEVACDVAIVGGGPGGYVSAIRAAQLGAKTVLIEAGPMGGTCLNVGCIPTKCLLGCVETYDAALHAKEMGVIVADVKPDFPAMLARTKKIVDGLVKGVEFLMKKNGVTVLNGMADFVDAHTLAVGAQRVKAKNIIVATGSKVVEIDLPGIGKDYITSDSALEMGELPKRMVILGGGVIGMEWGFIYQTLGVQVTVVEMLPNVLTGVEKECADELVKVLKKAGMKILVDSKLVRAEPGANGAKQYVVETKAGEQKIEAECLFMAVGRRANLTVDAAKIGLNVERGTVVVDDHLRTNVPGVFAIGDVAGMPQLAHKASEEGIVAAENAMGHDRAFNRKLIPACIYTSPEVASVGMTEDDAKAAGYDAKVGKFAFRPLGKAQAINARVGFVKWVFDAKYGQILGCHIIGPHADDLIAEAVIAIAAEATIETVAHTIHAHPSLPEAMMEAALAGIGEGIHS; encoded by the coding sequence GTGGATACGATCATAGCCGCGAAGACCATCAAGAACGCTGTGGCGGCGCCGGAACGGGCCGCCGTTTCAGGCGCCGCCACAACCACGGCGCCCGGGCAGCTCAATCAGGCCGCCGTGCAGGCGGAAGTCCAGGCGCTTCTCGCGCAAGGCCCCGAGGTCGCTTGCGATGTTGCGATTGTGGGCGGCGGCCCCGGCGGCTATGTGTCCGCAATCCGCGCGGCGCAGTTGGGCGCGAAAACGGTGCTCATCGAAGCCGGCCCCATGGGCGGGACCTGTCTGAACGTCGGCTGCATCCCCACCAAGTGCCTCCTCGGCTGTGTTGAGACCTACGACGCCGCGTTGCACGCCAAGGAAATGGGCGTGATCGTGGCGGACGTCAAGCCCGATTTCCCAGCGATGCTCGCGCGAACGAAGAAGATCGTCGACGGCCTCGTGAAGGGCGTCGAGTTCCTGATGAAGAAAAACGGCGTCACTGTGTTGAACGGCATGGCCGACTTCGTGGACGCGCACACGCTGGCGGTCGGCGCCCAACGCGTGAAAGCGAAGAACATCATAGTGGCGACCGGTTCCAAAGTCGTCGAGATCGATCTGCCGGGCATCGGTAAGGACTACATCACGTCCGATTCCGCGCTGGAAATGGGCGAACTGCCAAAACGGATGGTGATTCTCGGCGGCGGCGTTATCGGAATGGAATGGGGATTCATCTACCAGACGCTGGGCGTTCAGGTAACCGTGGTGGAAATGCTGCCCAACGTGCTCACCGGCGTCGAAAAGGAATGCGCGGACGAGCTGGTCAAAGTGCTGAAGAAGGCCGGGATGAAGATCCTGGTGGACTCCAAACTCGTGCGGGCGGAGCCCGGAGCGAACGGCGCAAAGCAGTACGTGGTCGAGACGAAGGCCGGCGAACAGAAGATTGAAGCGGAGTGCCTGTTCATGGCCGTCGGCCGGCGGGCGAACCTGACGGTGGACGCGGCGAAGATCGGGTTGAATGTGGAACGGGGCACTGTGGTTGTCGACGATCACCTGCGCACGAACGTGCCGGGCGTCTTCGCCATCGGCGACGTTGCGGGCATGCCCCAACTGGCGCATAAGGCGAGCGAGGAAGGCATCGTGGCCGCCGAGAACGCCATGGGGCACGACCGCGCGTTCAACCGCAAGCTGATCCCGGCGTGCATCTACACGTCGCCCGAGGTGGCCAGCGTCGGCATGACGGAAGACGACGCGAAAGCGGCCGGTTACGACGCGAAGGTGGGCAAATTCGCGTTCCGCCCGCTGGGCAAGGCGCAGGCGATCAATGCACGCGTCGGCTTCGTGAAATGGGTCTTCGACGCGAAATACGGACAGATCCTCGGCTGCCATATCATCGGACCGCACGCCGACGACCTCATCGCCGAAGCCGTGATCGCGATCGCCGCCGAAGCCACCATCGAAACCGTGGCACACACCATCCATGCGCATCCCAGCCTCCCGGAAGCGATGATGGAGGCCGCCTTGGCAGGGATCGGTGAAGGAATCCATTCGTAA
- a CDS encoding tyrosine-protein phosphatase, whose protein sequence is MTVKSGTLVRSLCLLPFVAGAVYAAKTDLPNYHTVAPGITRGGAPTTAGLATLKAQGVQTIIDLRISPKQVRLEKAAALRMGFRWLNIPMGREAPTPAQVSTFLSTLARAPKEPVFVHCQHGADRTGAMIGIYRVQVQHWPFSKAWAEMRRYGFKPYLSELKGAVRSRARG, encoded by the coding sequence ATGACCGTCAAGTCTGGTACGCTCGTGCGCTCGCTCTGTCTGCTGCCGTTCGTGGCGGGCGCTGTATATGCCGCGAAGACCGATCTGCCGAACTACCACACGGTGGCGCCCGGGATCACACGCGGCGGCGCGCCCACAACTGCCGGGCTCGCGACCCTCAAGGCGCAAGGCGTGCAGACCATCATCGATCTCCGCATTTCACCCAAACAGGTCCGCCTTGAGAAGGCGGCCGCTCTGCGCATGGGGTTCCGGTGGTTGAACATCCCGATGGGCCGGGAGGCGCCCACGCCGGCTCAAGTCAGTACTTTCCTCTCGACGCTGGCGCGCGCGCCAAAGGAGCCGGTCTTCGTGCACTGCCAGCACGGCGCGGATCGAACCGGCGCCATGATCGGCATCTACCGCGTGCAAGTTCAGCACTGGCCCTTCTCGAAGGCGTGGGCGGAGATGCGCCGGTACGGGTTCAAACCCTACCTGAGCGAGTTGAAGGGCGCAGTAAGGTCACGGGCCAGGGGCTGA
- a CDS encoding nucleotidyltransferase family protein, with the protein MTDAVVLAGGSLELDRFPGVDSSIPCKAAILLLGKPMVWWTVAALRACPAIGRIVVLGGPTLDSPDLRALDLSILPEAGGIAATFKAGLDALPDADRILGISADVPLLTPEAVADLLERAPAADVVFPFCERADIERDFPDRGWIFARTPDGEFTGCSAFVAKRAALLERWKWVEELLGARRRSVLGLAMLVGPAFALKYVLHRLKVADIEDRMSRLLRVRAKGYRTKFTDLAMDVDKTSDIAFVEGILRNRGAGIG; encoded by the coding sequence ATGACGGACGCTGTTGTATTGGCCGGCGGATCACTTGAACTCGACCGCTTCCCGGGAGTGGATTCCTCGATACCCTGCAAGGCTGCCATTCTCCTGCTCGGAAAGCCGATGGTGTGGTGGACGGTGGCCGCCCTGCGCGCCTGCCCGGCCATTGGCCGCATCGTCGTCCTCGGCGGCCCCACGCTGGACTCGCCCGACCTCCGGGCTCTGGATCTCTCCATCCTGCCCGAGGCGGGCGGCATAGCCGCGACGTTCAAAGCCGGCCTCGATGCTCTTCCAGACGCGGATCGCATCCTCGGCATCTCCGCCGACGTGCCACTGCTCACTCCCGAGGCTGTCGCCGACCTCCTGGAGCGCGCACCCGCCGCGGACGTGGTCTTTCCTTTCTGCGAGCGCGCCGACATCGAGCGCGATTTCCCCGATCGGGGCTGGATATTCGCCCGAACCCCGGACGGCGAGTTTACCGGTTGCAGCGCATTCGTGGCCAAGCGCGCCGCCTTGCTGGAGAGGTGGAAATGGGTGGAGGAGCTTTTGGGCGCGCGCAGGCGGAGCGTCCTTGGCCTGGCGATGCTCGTCGGCCCCGCCTTTGCCTTGAAATATGTGCTGCATCGCCTGAAGGTGGCCGATATCGAGGACCGGATGTCCCGCCTGCTGCGCGTCCGCGCCAAGGGTTATCGGACAAAATTCACGGACCTGGCCATGGATGTGGACAAGACGTCGGACATCGCCTTCGTGGAAGGCATCCTGCGGAACAGGGGGGCGGGGATTGGGTGA